Proteins encoded in a region of the Plodia interpunctella isolate USDA-ARS_2022_Savannah chromosome 27, ilPloInte3.2, whole genome shotgun sequence genome:
- the zetaCOP gene encoding coatomer subunit zeta-1 isoform X3: MVHTNTMEGSLFEPTLYIVKGMCILDYEGNRVLAKYYDKNVLPTAKEQKAFEKNLFNKTHRANAEIIMLDGLTCVYKSNLNLFFYVMGSSHENELILQSVLNALYESVSILLRRNVDFKTLIDNLDAVMLAFDEICDGGVILDSDPMSIVGRAALRTEDVPLGEQTVAQALQQIFI, encoded by the exons atgGTTCACACAAACACAATGGAGGGATCCTTATTT GAACCAACCCTATACATTGTCAAAGGTATGTGTATTTTGGATTACGAGGGCAACCGTGTGCTTGCCAAATACTACGATAAAAACGTGTTGCCCACCGCAAAGGAGCAGAAGGCGTTTGAAAAGAACCTTTTTAACAAGACACACAG AGCGAATGCAGAAATCATAATGCTGGATGGTCTGACGTGCGTCTACAAGAGCAATCTCAACTTATTCTTCTATGTTATGGGCAGCTCTCACGAGAATGAG cTAATCCTGCAATCAGTGCTGAACGCCCTCTACGAGTCAGTCAGCATTCTACTGAGGAGGAATGTAGACTTCAAGACGCTGATCGACAACCTGGACGCTGTGATGCTTGCCTTTGACGAGATCTGCGACGGAGG AGTCATCCTGGACTCTGATCCGATGTCGATAGTGGGCCGCGCGGCTCTGAGGACTGAGGACGTTCCATTGGGAGAACAGACTGTGGCGCAG gcactacaacaaatatttatttga
- the LOC128681409 gene encoding isochorismatase domain-containing protein 1-like isoform X1, translating into MAAKNILKLGALEAPRTAFLLCDIQETFRPHVKHFGEVVKVANKMLEASKHFKIPVYISEQYPKGLGNTTKDIKVENAAMVYEKTQFSMFTPELQARLKNDVPDLKSVVLFGIEAHVCIEQTVIDLLNEDLTVHVLADGVSSRSTMDRGLALQRMQSMLGCFVTTSENVLFKLLKDKAHPVFKIVSKLSKEPTVDTLGYGVKSNL; encoded by the exons atggcagccaaaaatattttaaaattgggtGCCTTAGAAGCTCCCAGGACGGCGTTTCTGCTATGCGACATCCAGGAAACCTTCAGGCCACATGTAAAACACTTCGGTGAAGTTGTGAAAGTAGCGAACAAAATG CTAGAAGCATCAAAACACTTCAAAATACCAGTCTACATATCGGAGCAGTACCCCAAAGGCCTCGGGAACACCACAAAGGACATCAAAGTGGAGAATGCTGCGATGGTGTATGAAAAGACGCAGTTTTCCATGTTCACTCCAGAGTTGCAGGCTCGGCTGAAGAATGATGTGCCTGACTTGAAATCGGTTGTGTTATTTGGGATAGag GCTCATGTATGCATAGAACAAACCGTCATAGACTTACTGAATGAAGACTTGACAGTCCACGTGTTGGCTGACGGCGTCTCCTCCAGGTCCACCATGGACAGAGGACTTGCATTACAG CGCATGCAATCCATGCTAGGTTGCTTCGTGACGACATCAGAAAACGTTTTGTTCAAGCTATTGAAAGATAAGGCGCACCCAGTGTTTAAAATCGTGTCGAAGCTAAGCAAAGAACCCACCGTAGACACGCTCGGATATGGTGTCAAATCTAACCTATAG
- the LOC128681409 gene encoding isochorismatase domain-containing protein 1-like isoform X2: MAAKNILKLGALEAPRTAFLLCDIQETFRPHVKHFGEVVKVANKMLEASKHFKIPVYISEQYPKGLGNTTKDIKVENAAMVYEKTQFSMFTPELQARLKNDVPDLKSVVLFGIEAHVCIEQTVIDLLNEDLTVHVLADGVSSRSTMDRGLALQRLQSIGCFVSTSENVLFKLLKDKNHPAFKPISKLNTTPTPEEFGASINRKEP; encoded by the exons atggcagccaaaaatattttaaaattgggtGCCTTAGAAGCTCCCAGGACGGCGTTTCTGCTATGCGACATCCAGGAAACCTTCAGGCCACATGTAAAACACTTCGGTGAAGTTGTGAAAGTAGCGAACAAAATG CTAGAAGCATCAAAACACTTCAAAATACCAGTCTACATATCGGAGCAGTACCCCAAAGGCCTCGGGAACACCACAAAGGACATCAAAGTGGAGAATGCTGCGATGGTGTATGAAAAGACGCAGTTTTCCATGTTCACTCCAGAGTTGCAGGCTCGGCTGAAGAATGATGTGCCTGACTTGAAATCGGTTGTGTTATTTGGGATAGag GCTCATGTATGCATAGAACAAACCGTCATAGACTTACTGAATGAAGACTTGACAGTCCACGTGTTGGCTGACGGCGTCTCCTCCAGGTCCACCATGGACAGAGGACTTGCATTACAG CGCCTTCAAAGTATCGGTTGCTTCGTTAGCACATcagaaaatgtattattcaaACTTTTGAAAGACAAAAACCATCCGGCGTTCAAACCTATATCTAAACTGAACACGACCCCCACTCCTGAGGAATTTGGGGCCAGTATTAATAGAAAAGAACCTTAA
- the zetaCOP gene encoding coatomer subunit zeta-1 isoform X1 — MVHTNTMEGSLFEPTLYIVKGMCILDYEGNRVLAKYYDKNVLPTAKEQKAFEKNLFNKTHRANAEIIMLDGLTCVYKSNLNLFFYVMGSSHENELILQSVLNALYESVSILLRRNVDFKTLIDNLDAVMLAFDEICDGGVILDSDPMSIVGRAALRTEDVPLGEQTVAQVLQSAKEQLKWSLLK, encoded by the exons atgGTTCACACAAACACAATGGAGGGATCCTTATTT GAACCAACCCTATACATTGTCAAAGGTATGTGTATTTTGGATTACGAGGGCAACCGTGTGCTTGCCAAATACTACGATAAAAACGTGTTGCCCACCGCAAAGGAGCAGAAGGCGTTTGAAAAGAACCTTTTTAACAAGACACACAG AGCGAATGCAGAAATCATAATGCTGGATGGTCTGACGTGCGTCTACAAGAGCAATCTCAACTTATTCTTCTATGTTATGGGCAGCTCTCACGAGAATGAG cTAATCCTGCAATCAGTGCTGAACGCCCTCTACGAGTCAGTCAGCATTCTACTGAGGAGGAATGTAGACTTCAAGACGCTGATCGACAACCTGGACGCTGTGATGCTTGCCTTTGACGAGATCTGCGACGGAGG AGTCATCCTGGACTCTGATCCGATGTCGATAGTGGGCCGCGCGGCTCTGAGGACTGAGGACGTTCCATTGGGAGAACAGACTGTGGCGCAG gTATTACAATCGGCGAAGGAACAGCTGAAGTGGTCGTTACTCAAATGA
- the zetaCOP gene encoding coatomer subunit zeta-1 isoform X2 produces MVHTNTMEGSLFEPTLYIVKGMCILDYEGNRVLAKYYDKNVLPTAKEQKAFEKNLFNKTHRANAEIIMLDGLTCVYKSNLNLFFYVMGSSHENELILQSVLNALYESVSILLRRNVDFKTLIDNLDAVMLAFDEICDGGVILDSDPMSIVGRAALRTEDVPLGEQTVAQILNNILNF; encoded by the exons atgGTTCACACAAACACAATGGAGGGATCCTTATTT GAACCAACCCTATACATTGTCAAAGGTATGTGTATTTTGGATTACGAGGGCAACCGTGTGCTTGCCAAATACTACGATAAAAACGTGTTGCCCACCGCAAAGGAGCAGAAGGCGTTTGAAAAGAACCTTTTTAACAAGACACACAG AGCGAATGCAGAAATCATAATGCTGGATGGTCTGACGTGCGTCTACAAGAGCAATCTCAACTTATTCTTCTATGTTATGGGCAGCTCTCACGAGAATGAG cTAATCCTGCAATCAGTGCTGAACGCCCTCTACGAGTCAGTCAGCATTCTACTGAGGAGGAATGTAGACTTCAAGACGCTGATCGACAACCTGGACGCTGTGATGCTTGCCTTTGACGAGATCTGCGACGGAGG AGTCATCCTGGACTCTGATCCGATGTCGATAGTGGGCCGCGCGGCTCTGAGGACTGAGGACGTTCCATTGGGAGAACAGACTGTGGCGCAG ATCCTCAACAACATATTGAATTTTTGA